Genomic window (Jeotgalibaca ciconiae):
TCAGTTTCTGTAGAAAACGGCAGTATCAAAGGTTCTCAAGAAGCGTTGGAAATCGTAAATGACAAAATGAAAGAATTGAATCAAATGGTCTATTCTTTCGCAACTGCAGTAAACCAAATCCACAGTAATGATGGAGAAGGAATTCCATTTTTTGAAGTGTCGCAAACGGATAGTGCAAAAAGCTTAAAAGTAAACGCTGAAATTATGGCTGACTCATCTAAAATCAATGCGGGAAAGTCAATAGAGAATTCTGCATCGGGAGATGGTTCAAGAGCTACAGCGATTTCTGCTTTAGCAACTGCAAAAATTAATTATTTCAGCGATGCCTTTAGCGCCGAATACAATGAAGATACCATGAGCTTTACCGCTCAAGCAGGCGGCTCTACAACAGCTGGTGCTTATAACGATATGGTAACGAGTATGGGAATCATGAAAGAACAAGCTGATAATATGACTGCCAGTCAGGCGGAAGTATTAACCTTTTTAGAAAATAGAAGAGGTTCTATTTCTGGCGTTTCAATGAATGAAGAAGTCGTAGATATGATGAAATTCAGCAGTGCATTCCAAGCGAACGCTCGAATTATTTCTGTAGTGGATGAGATGCTGGATACATTGATTAATCGAACAGGAGTGTAATGATGCGGATCACAGATAGTATGATGACATCGAGCTATTTAAGAAATTTGTCTCGAAACCAACAAAACGTCCAAAAATATCAAAATCAACTTTCTTCCATGAAAGAAGTATCAAAACCTTCTGATAACCCGTTACTCGTTTCAGAAATTATGAACTTAAAAACAAGTATTACGCAAAATGAGCAATATCAAACAACGATTGAAGACGCAATCAGCTGGACAAGCATGCAAGATTCAGCATTAAGCAATGCATCTAATTCATTAATGCGTATTAAAACGCTTGTTCAGTCGGCAGCGAATGACACGATGAGTGAAGAAGGCCGTACGGCAGTAAAAGCAGAAATTGAAACAGAAATTGCTACATTTGTGGATGCTTTGAATACAGAATTTGGCGGTCGCCACATTTTTGGCGGAACTGAAACAACGACTGTACCATTTGTCATTGAAAAAGATGCAGATGGCAAGATGACTGGAATCAGTTATCAGGGAACAGATGAAAACATTAGCCGCGAGATTGCGTCTGGCGTTACAGTCCAAATTCCATCAAGTGGGGGCGGATTGTTGAATGA
Coding sequences:
- the flgL gene encoding flagellar hook-associated protein FlgL, whose protein sequence is MRITDSMMTSSYLRNLSRNQQNVQKYQNQLSSMKEVSKPSDNPLLVSEIMNLKTSITQNEQYQTTIEDAISWTSMQDSALSNASNSLMRIKTLVQSAANDTMSEEGRTAVKAEIETEIATFVDALNTEFGGRHIFGGTETTTVPFVIEKDADGKMTGISYQGTDENISREIASGVTVQIPSSGGGLLNEQADGTNLGSLLSDVLQGLDNNNADAMRDSLGKLDKEIDNVVTSRTEIGAVTNRMKSALARNESQELGLSEMLSSKEDIDFAEKYMQFNMEFVAYQASLQMGTRVLQTTILDYL